From a region of the Oscarella lobularis chromosome 7, ooOscLobu1.1, whole genome shotgun sequence genome:
- the LOC136188915 gene encoding cytochrome c oxidase subunit 7A2, mitochondrial-like codes for MFYKFSQISGRVAPTEALSAYVPQGFSRVPVLPSRPSPHLQQAQSSPDALFNRPNRVPVFQRLFQGGSHSVPVFLKGGKADILIYRSAMVLSLVGIGVCLEQLYMASTGRQQKV; via the exons ATGTTCTACAAGTTCAGCCAAATTTCTGGCAGAGTAGCTCCTACGGAGGCTCTTAGTGCCTACGTGCCTCAG GGATTTTCCAGAGTTCCCGTCCTTCCATCGCGACCATCGCCTCACTTGCAGCAGGCCCAGTCGAGCCCGGACGCTCTATTCAATAGACCGAACCGTGTTCCCGTCTTCCAACGTCTGTTCCAG GGAGGAAGTCACAGTGTTCCCGTGTTTCTTAAGGGAGGAAAAGCCGACATTCTTATCTATCGATCGGCCATGGTTTTGTCTCTCGTTGGAATCGGCGTGTGTCTCGAACAACTCTACATGGCGTCGACAGGAAGGCAACAGAAAGTCTGA